From the Nostoc sp. PCC 7107 genome, the window AGGACTATTTTTATCCACATACAAAGTCATGCGGACTGTTGGTTGTCTTGTTTGCAACTGCGAAAATTGAATCCGGTTGACACCATAACGGTTCACAGATAAATCTTGTTGCAACAGGCTAGGAGATAAGGATGCACCAGTAATATCGATATTAACTGCACGTTTATCTGAACTCCGATTCACCTGAATTTGCGGACTACCACCATTAGTCCGCACAAAAAAACCATCACCAGTAACTCGAAAACTTTCTAATTGAGTGACAGCGGCGAGGGTGTTACCAAAAGGTCTGGAATGATTTGATGTTACTGGGTCAGGTTTGACCACAGAGTAGATATTTCTGGAAGGAAATTCGGAATTAGCTGTGGTTTCTAAGGTTTGAGGTTCTGATTGGAGTGAAATATCTGCTGATGATGTTATGGGTGTTGCTGTCGGTGTGGGTAGTTGTACCAACCAACGACTACCAGTAGTAGGAATAAATTTTACCCCTTGAGGGTCAATAGTATAACCGGGAGCTAATTCTACGACAATTCTGGCCGTCTGAGGATCAAATTGCCCGACACGAATCGAGCGAACTGCTCCACCTATTGGTTGTGTTAACTGTGGTCTGCCAAAATCTGTATCTGGCAAATCAATGACCAGACGAGTGGGATTGAAAATGAGTTGTGCTTTGGGTTGAACAGTCCCCAAAGTATTAAATTCCAAGCGGTTTTGTTTGGCATCAAAGCGCCAAGACTCCAGTTTCGCTGCTAAAGCAGGCGATGATAGACAGAAGATAGTTCCAATAGTACCGGTTAGTAACCAGTGTAGTTTCACAGTCGTTTCTCCTAATTCGCGTTCATAGAAGCCGTCAATATGTCCACGTATCTATTGGTAAATCCTCACACCGTCACCGCCCAACTTAGTTTTAACTCCAGAAGTCTGCATAGTGGACACTGCTCATCAGAACTTCCGTAGCAGCCAGCAATTTTGTGCTGGCATTCAAGACAATAAATACTTTCAGTCAATATACGTAAAATCAGTATGGATTAGTTTTGAGTTATTTGATGGCTGATAATCAATGTACCCAAAAAGTCCTTGCTACTATCAATAGATTCTGGTAATGGTGGTGACACTTAATTTAGCATTTTGAAAACAATATGATATTTAAATGTATCTACTCATCATAAAAAATTAGTTCTCACTTTTTTGGGTGAGAACTAGAGATTTTTAACCGTGAGATTACGGGAGAATCTTGCTTGAGATCAGCAAGATTACTATTAACCAGATATAGCAATTAATTATTCATCGGAGTAGTTAAGTATATTTACTAAAGTTTGACCATGATTTATCTGCGTCGGAGATACTGGAGTACACCACGGGCGATCGCTTCTGCCATTTGATTTTGATAAGCTGAAGTGCGTAACTTTGCAATGTCCTCTCGGCCAGTTAAGTAACCTGTTTCAACAAGAATCGAAGGCATAGAACTTTTTCGGAGGACGAAAAATCTGGCTCGACGTACACCACGATCCTTGACGTTCAGACTCTGAAGAATGCTGCTATGGACGCTGCGAGCTAGACTCAAACCACTGTCATAGTAGTAAGTTTCTAAACCACTGACATCTGAACGACCGCCACCTAAAGCATTAGCATGGATACTGACAAAAACATCAGCGTTAGCTTTCTCTGCCAATTGCACTCTTCCTGGAAGAGTCACAAAATAGTCAGAACTCCGCGTCATAATTACCTGCACACCATTTTGCTGTAAAATCTCAGCTACCCTTTTACCAATAGGCAGAATAACATCCTTCTCACGCACTCCACCAATTCCAATTGCTCCAGGATCTTTACCGCCATGTCCTGGGTCAATGACAACTACAACTCTCCCTCTGGGGGGGATAGGGCGTGTTCCTGGCTGCGGTATGGAACGGGGTTTTTCATTAGGATCTGGTAATTGACTTTGCCCTGAAGGAAAAGGTAGTGTGCCTGGAAGTGCCACAAGGCGAGAACCTTGTAGTTGTAATGTTACTTGGTCGTCATTTTGGTTAATTTGCCCAATTTGCACTCCAGCCGCAGGTTGAACTAAAATTACCACCGTGTCAGCATCTGGCGTTTGTAGACGTACCCGCAAAATTAGACTATTGGCCTTAAAAGTCGGGCCTTTAATTCGAGGTGCTAATTTAGCATCATTGATGGTGATGCGATACAAACCAGAGGTTCTATCCCATCCACCCATAGCATTTATAGTTTGGTTAGCTCTAATGAGTAGTTGCTTACCATCATCAGACAATTCAACAGCTTGAATTGTGGCTGGTTGGTCACTCACAATTCGGCTACCGGGAGGAGAAAATTCTGGTTGGTTATCAGAAGAGTTATTTCTGGGTAATGTAGCAAACCGATTAGGCAGAACGACCAACCCAGAACCACCACTTCTAGTTGCTCGCCAATCAGGGCTATTTTTATCTACACGCAAGGTCATACGGACTGCGGGTGGACTGGTTTGCAGTTGGGTGAATTCTACACGACTGACACCATGTCTGTTAACGCTGAGGTCTCGCTGTGCCAAATTTGTAGATAAAGTTGCGCCAGATATATCCATAAAAATAGTAGAGCGATCGCGGCTACGATTCACTCTCACTTGGGGATTACCACCATTAGTCCGCACAAAAAAACCATCTCCTGTAACTTGTAAGCTGTCGATTTGAGTTGTGTTTTGTGTGCTACTAACAACTCTCGGTAATGGCGGTCTCGTGTCTGAGTCCAGGGTGGTGACTACGTTGTAAACATTATCTGCGGAAGAGTTGACAGGCTCTAGTCTTGGCCTAGGCAATTGTACTGTCCAGCGACTGGGAGTTATGCCGACAAATTTTATGCCTTGAGGGTCAAGAGTATAACCAGGAGCCAGTTCCACGACAATGCGGGCTGTTTGAGGTTCAAACTGACCAACACGAATAGCCCGAACTGCCCCACCGACAGGTTGTGTTAACTGCGGTCTGCCAAAGGTTGTGTCTGGTAAATCAATAACTAGGCGTGTGGGATTAAAAATTAGTTGTGCTTTGGGTTGAACACCCCCTGAAGTGTTAAATTCCAGGCGGTTTTGCTTGGCATCAAACCGCCAAGATTCTAGTCTGGCCGCCAAAGCTGGCGAGGATAGTAAGCAGATCATCCCAACCGTACCGGGTAGTAACCAGTGTAATTTCACAATCCTTTCTCCTGATTCGCATTCATGGAAGTCAATATCTCAAAAATTTGGGTAAGTTGTTTTTCTGTTACAGAAACTTCGAGATTTGACTTTGGCTTTTTTTGGGTTAAAGAAACAATTAATGGTGTAAATTTTGAACTGCTTACATAGTATGTAATTTTAATATTGCTGTAATCTCCAACGATAAAGCGAATATGAGAGGCAACACAAATATAACTAAAATTGTGTAATTTTAGTCAATTATGGTAATTTTTTGACTTCGTTATAAATTTTATTTTGTGTGTTTTGTTGATGGACAAGCAATTTTCTCAGACACAAATGTCAACTCGTTTTAAAAGATGTTGCAATATTGACAATTACTAGTTTCTAGCGACTATAAACATATTTAAATGAGGATTAGTAATTAGGTAATATTGCTAACAAATTATTTTATCAAAGCTAATAATCAATAATCAAAATGATTGAGAAACAACGATATCAGAAGACGCAGATCAAGAAACAGAAGTTTCCTGTAATGAATGAAGGGATTGGAGACCAAGAAAGCACGAAGTAGATAATTTTATTTCAACCTAGTTTCTGCCTCGTCCCCAATCCCTCCGTTTTAATCTTTAATTAATTGCTCAGATTCAGTTGCCACTTTGCTGGAATCGGGAAATACGAAACGTAACAAAGGCGGAGCTAAAAAAGTTGTGAGGATAACCATCATAATAATTGCTGCCCCCAATGGTTTTGAGAGAGCGCCACTAGCAGCGCCAACACCAGCAAATACTAATCCGACTTCACCACGAGGAATCATACCCACACCGATCGCTAAACGATTGATTTGGGGTTGAC encodes:
- a CDS encoding N-acetylmuramoyl-L-alanine amidase, which gives rise to MKLHWLLPGTVGMICLLSSPALAARLESWRFDAKQNRLEFNTSGGVQPKAQLIFNPTRLVIDLPDTTFGRPQLTQPVGGAVRAIRVGQFEPQTARIVVELAPGYTLDPQGIKFVGITPSRWTVQLPRPRLEPVNSSADNVYNVVTTLDSDTRPPLPRVVSSTQNTTQIDSLQVTGDGFFVRTNGGNPQVRVNRSRDRSTIFMDISGATLSTNLAQRDLSVNRHGVSRVEFTQLQTSPPAVRMTLRVDKNSPDWRATRSGGSGLVVLPNRFATLPRNNSSDNQPEFSPPGSRIVSDQPATIQAVELSDDGKQLLIRANQTINAMGGWDRTSGLYRITINDAKLAPRIKGPTFKANSLILRVRLQTPDADTVVILVQPAAGVQIGQINQNDDQVTLQLQGSRLVALPGTLPFPSGQSQLPDPNEKPRSIPQPGTRPIPPRGRVVVVIDPGHGGKDPGAIGIGGVREKDVILPIGKRVAEILQQNGVQVIMTRSSDYFVTLPGRVQLAEKANADVFVSIHANALGGGRSDVSGLETYYYDSGLSLARSVHSSILQSLNVKDRGVRRARFFVLRKSSMPSILVETGYLTGREDIAKLRTSAYQNQMAEAIARGVLQYLRRR